A genomic segment from Clostridium pasteurianum BC1 encodes:
- a CDS encoding ABC transporter substrate-binding protein, with protein sequence MIKRRFSKKFVLVLVSLICLVSLVATACGKQSSSASASSSNSTGDKLKPDSDGLIPIKTSSKIDCSSTPWVVADQKGFFKKYGLKVVYTGETQAAQQIPSILNGNNNVNAFHPNTYAPAVAGGANIIGVGPAGIDPAPDIDPKYRHMWWFVSAKASQAGVKTFKDLADYKKGQKLKFTTGSANICTDFEGNTLADKYGIPRDRIEWVTMPDVQALQALTQGTVDVSAVHPPYYTGMEKAGNVKIADTADTDLGPTAGLTYWVVNKTWAAENPNVVRKFLKAMTEADTWANHNTKEAADLTAKHIGQPVSGSHYYTETLNIDNAKYLKPWLDDSVKNGSIPAGKVKVSDMVTDAYYK encoded by the coding sequence ATGATTAAAAGAAGGTTCAGTAAAAAATTTGTATTAGTTCTTGTTTCACTAATATGCTTAGTAAGTTTAGTAGCAACTGCATGCGGAAAACAATCTTCCAGTGCATCGGCGTCTTCATCAAATTCTACAGGAGATAAGTTAAAGCCTGATAGTGATGGATTAATTCCAATAAAAACTTCTTCAAAAATAGATTGCTCATCTACACCATGGGTTGTTGCTGACCAGAAGGGATTTTTTAAGAAATATGGTTTGAAAGTAGTATATACTGGGGAAACTCAAGCAGCTCAACAAATTCCATCTATTTTAAATGGAAACAATAATGTTAATGCTTTTCATCCAAATACTTATGCACCAGCAGTAGCAGGAGGAGCTAATATAATAGGTGTCGGACCAGCAGGAATAGATCCAGCACCAGATATAGATCCTAAATACAGACATATGTGGTGGTTTGTTAGTGCTAAAGCTTCACAGGCTGGAGTTAAAACTTTTAAAGATTTAGCAGATTATAAAAAGGGTCAAAAATTAAAGTTTACAACAGGTTCTGCTAATATTTGTACTGATTTTGAGGGAAATACTTTAGCTGATAAATATGGAATTCCAAGGGATAGAATAGAATGGGTAACAATGCCAGATGTTCAAGCATTACAGGCCCTTACTCAAGGAACAGTTGATGTATCAGCAGTACATCCACCATATTATACTGGAATGGAAAAGGCAGGCAATGTAAAAATAGCAGATACAGCAGATACTGATCTTGGACCAACAGCAGGTTTAACCTATTGGGTTGTCAACAAAACTTGGGCAGCTGAAAATCCAAATGTAGTTAGAAAATTTCTTAAAGCAATGACAGAAGCAGATACTTGGGCAAATCATAATACTAAAGAAGCAGCAGATTTAACTGCAAAACATATAGGACAACCAGTTAGTGGAAGTCATTATTATACTGAGACTCTAAACATCGATAATGCAAAATATTTAAAACCTTGGCTGGATGACTCAGTTAAAAATGGTTCAATTCCAGCGGGTAAAGTAAAAGTTTCAGATATGGTAACAGATGCATATTATAAATAA
- a CDS encoding heavy-metal-associated domain-containing protein, with amino-acid sequence MIENISLNVYGMTCNLCSMRIKSTLEKVEGIVKVNVSYASEKAKFEYDNAKIDLKNIKKKIELLGFSVDENKINLKF; translated from the coding sequence ATGATAGAAAATATTTCACTTAATGTATATGGAATGACTTGTAATTTATGTTCAATGAGAATAAAATCAACGCTAGAAAAGGTAGAAGGTATTGTTAAAGTAAATGTTAGCTACGCTTCTGAAAAAGCAAAATTTGAGTATGATAATGCAAAAATAGATTTAAAGAATATAAAAAAGAAGATAGAATTGTTGGGATTTTCAGTAGATGAAAATAAAATTAACTTGAAATTTTAA
- the cysK gene encoding cysteine synthase A, translating into MSKIAKKLVDLIGNTPLLELSNYNAHKGLEAEVIAKLEYFNPAGSVKDRIGYAMIKDAEEKGLINKDTVIIEPTSGNTGIGLAFVAASKGYRLILAMPETMTLERRNLLKALGAELVLTPGPEGMKGAIKKAEELAKENPNSFIPQQFKNPNNPEIHKKTTAEEIWRDTDGQVDIFIAGVGTGGTVSGVGETLKSKNPNVKIIAVEPFDSPVLSGGKPGPHKIQGIGAGFIPDTFNAEVIDEIFQVKNEEAIETARELAKNEGLLVGISSGAATFAATQIAKRPENKGKKIVVLLPDTGERYLSTPLFQ; encoded by the coding sequence ATGTCAAAAATAGCAAAAAAATTAGTTGATTTAATTGGAAATACACCATTATTAGAACTTTCAAATTACAATGCTCACAAGGGATTGGAAGCTGAAGTTATTGCTAAATTAGAGTATTTTAATCCAGCAGGAAGTGTAAAAGATAGAATTGGATATGCTATGATAAAAGATGCGGAAGAAAAAGGTTTAATAAATAAAGACACTGTTATAATTGAACCTACAAGTGGTAATACAGGAATAGGCCTTGCTTTTGTGGCAGCTTCAAAGGGATACAGACTTATACTGGCTATGCCTGAAACAATGACTTTAGAGAGAAGAAATCTTCTTAAAGCACTTGGTGCGGAGTTAGTTTTAACACCAGGGCCAGAAGGAATGAAAGGTGCCATTAAAAAAGCTGAAGAATTGGCAAAGGAAAATCCAAATTCTTTTATACCACAACAATTTAAAAATCCAAATAATCCTGAAATTCATAAAAAGACTACTGCTGAAGAAATTTGGAGAGATACAGATGGACAAGTAGATATTTTTATAGCAGGTGTTGGCACTGGTGGAACTGTTAGTGGTGTAGGAGAGACATTAAAAAGTAAAAATCCAAATGTAAAGATTATTGCGGTGGAACCTTTCGATTCTCCAGTTTTATCTGGAGGAAAACCAGGGCCACATAAAATTCAGGGAATTGGAGCTGGATTTATTCCAGATACCTTTAACGCTGAGGTTATAGACGAAATATTTCAGGTAAAAAATGAAGAAGCTATTGAAACAGCAAGAGAATTGGCAAAAAATGAAGGCTTATTAGTAGGTATATCCTCAGGAGCAGCTACTTTTGCAGCAACACAAATTGCAAAGAGACCTGAAAATAAAGGGAAAAAGATAGTGGTGTTATTGCCAGATACTGGTGAAAGATATTTATCAACTCCTTTATTCCAATAA
- a CDS encoding sensor histidine kinase produces the protein MKSSLKTKLALTYALVAIISILMISLMTNVFLEKQFKEYTIENQENKNKELADLISKQYSDNENWNYKSIESIGINALEQGLIIKLSDNSGKVIWDAATHNNGLCKQMIDHIENNMTKYYGNSSGKYEEKLYTVHNNNNKIGNLQIGYYGPFYYSDNDIEFINTLNKLLLGVGMLALFFAVLLGLFMAKMLSNPISRVVKAAQNIANGFYNNKITEKSETAEIDLLISTINNLAETLENQKNLRKRMSADIAHELRTPLATLQSHLEAMIDGIWKPSTERLESCHEESLRINRLIGDLENLAEYESENYKLSKVKYDIYDQIKKIIYNFQADFKNKGININLNGKREIVFADKDKISQVIINLISNSLKYTPKDGNVEIIIDKSDKEIIIKIKDTGRGISSEDLPYIFERFYRVDKSRNRLTGGAGIGLTIAKAIVNFHKGNIAVKSNLGKGTEFTVLLPKGI, from the coding sequence ATGAAAAGTAGTTTAAAGACAAAATTAGCACTAACTTATGCTTTAGTGGCTATAATAAGTATACTGATGATAAGCCTTATGACAAATGTATTTTTAGAAAAACAATTTAAAGAATATACTATTGAAAATCAGGAAAATAAAAATAAGGAATTAGCAGATTTAATTTCCAAACAATACAGCGACAATGAAAATTGGAATTATAAATCCATTGAAAGTATAGGTATCAATGCTCTTGAACAGGGATTAATTATTAAACTGAGTGATAATTCCGGTAAAGTAATATGGGATGCCGCTACCCATAACAATGGATTATGTAAACAGATGATAGACCATATCGAAAATAATATGACTAAATATTATGGTAATAGTAGTGGTAAATATGAAGAAAAATTATATACAGTTCACAATAATAATAATAAAATAGGAAACTTACAGATTGGATATTACGGTCCATTTTATTATAGTGATAATGATATAGAATTTATAAATACATTGAATAAGCTTTTATTAGGCGTAGGCATGTTAGCACTATTTTTTGCTGTACTGTTAGGTTTATTTATGGCTAAAATGTTGAGCAATCCCATATCCAGAGTCGTTAAGGCAGCACAAAATATTGCCAATGGTTTTTATAATAATAAAATTACTGAAAAATCTGAAACAGCAGAAATTGATTTGTTGATTTCAACAATTAATAATTTAGCGGAAACCCTTGAAAATCAGAAAAATTTAAGAAAAAGAATGTCTGCTGATATTGCCCATGAACTTAGAACACCTTTGGCAACATTGCAAAGTCATCTGGAAGCTATGATAGATGGAATATGGAAACCAAGTACAGAAAGATTGGAAAGCTGCCATGAAGAAAGCCTGAGAATAAATAGATTAATAGGAGATTTAGAAAATTTAGCTGAATATGAAAGTGAAAATTATAAATTATCTAAGGTTAAATATGATATTTATGATCAAATAAAGAAAATAATATATAATTTTCAGGCTGATTTTAAAAATAAAGGAATTAACATTAATCTTAATGGAAAAAGAGAAATTGTATTTGCGGATAAAGATAAGATTAGTCAAGTTATAATAAATCTCATATCTAATTCGTTAAAATATACACCTAAGGATGGAAATGTAGAGATAATTATTGATAAAAGTGATAAGGAAATAATTATAAAAATTAAAGATACAGGAAGAGGAATATCCTCAGAAGATTTACCCTATATCTTTGAACGATTTTATCGTGTAGATAAATCTAGAAATAGATTGACAGGAGGAGCTGGAATAGGACTTACTATTGCAAAGGCCATTGTGAATTTTCATAAAGGAAATATAGCTGTAAAGAGCAATTTAGGTAAGGGAACAGAATTTACTGTACTATTACCAAAAGGAATATAA
- a CDS encoding response regulator transcription factor, protein MNKDRKKILIVDDEIKIIEVIKSYIENSNFYAFTATNGNEAISLFYNVNPDLIILDLMLPDINGEEICKFLRIKKSKVPIIMLTAKIGEEDILNGLDIGADDYITKPFSPRQLVARVKALLRRVEVDEVQSSDIYSFNQNDLIIDNVSYEVRKAGTLVNLTRNEYNILIAMAKHPSKVFTREELISIALSGDFEGYDRAVDSHIKNLRHKIESDPRVPKYIQTIRGVGYKFGE, encoded by the coding sequence ATGAACAAAGATAGAAAAAAGATACTAATTGTAGATGATGAAATAAAGATTATAGAAGTTATAAAATCATATATTGAAAATAGTAATTTTTATGCTTTTACAGCTACTAACGGAAATGAAGCTATAAGTTTATTTTATAATGTTAATCCTGATCTTATTATTTTAGATTTAATGCTGCCGGATATAAATGGTGAAGAAATATGTAAATTTTTAAGAATTAAAAAATCAAAAGTTCCTATAATTATGCTTACTGCAAAAATTGGTGAGGAGGATATTTTAAATGGTCTCGATATAGGAGCAGATGACTATATAACAAAACCTTTTAGTCCAAGACAGCTTGTTGCCAGAGTAAAGGCATTATTAAGAAGAGTTGAAGTTGATGAAGTTCAGTCGTCTGATATATATTCTTTTAATCAGAATGATCTTATAATAGACAATGTATCTTATGAGGTTAGAAAAGCTGGGACTCTAGTTAATCTTACCCGTAATGAGTACAATATACTTATTGCAATGGCTAAGCATCCTTCAAAAGTATTTACGAGAGAAGAACTAATTTCTATTGCATTAAGTGGAGATTTTGAAGGCTATGACAGAGCTGTCGATTCTCATATAAAAAATTTGAGACATAAGATTGAAAGTGATCCCCGAGTTCCTAAATATATTCAGACTATACGTGGTGTAGGTTATAAATTTGGAGAATGA
- a CDS encoding P-II family nitrogen regulator has protein sequence MSEKLTKIDIITAPGKFEELKNALDGIGITGMTVSNVLGCGMQKGHKEYYRGTTVDINLLPKIKVEIVVCDVPVESVVETAKKVLHTGKIGDGKIFVYDVQNVIRISSEDEGRAALQYND, from the coding sequence ATGAGCGAAAAACTTACAAAGATAGATATTATAACTGCTCCTGGAAAGTTTGAGGAATTAAAAAATGCCTTAGATGGAATTGGAATTACAGGAATGACAGTTTCAAACGTTTTAGGTTGCGGAATGCAAAAGGGACATAAGGAATATTACAGAGGAACCACAGTAGATATAAACCTGCTGCCAAAAATAAAAGTAGAGATAGTAGTATGTGACGTACCTGTGGAATCTGTAGTTGAAACAGCAAAGAAAGTACTTCACACAGGAAAAATAGGCGATGGAAAAATATTTGTCTATGATGTACAAAATGTTATACGTATAAGCAGTGAAGATGAGGGAAGAGCTGCTTTGCAGTATAACGATTAG
- a CDS encoding ammonium transporter: MNGVNSGDTAFVIIAAALVMLMTPGLALFYGGMVKRKNVLSTTMYSYAALAIVSIQWIFIGYTLAFGTDIKGIIGGFNFFGLSGVGFAPNADYAATIPQQVFMLFQLMFAIITPALISGAIAERMKFLAFALFVLLWTTLVYDPIAHWVWGVGGWIRTLGALDFAGGNVVHISSGVSGLVAAIVLGKRKKISIPHNLPMTVLGAALLWFGWFGFNAGSALGINNLAGSAFLTTNTAAAASAIAWSACEYFYRKKITSLGVASGLVAGLVAITPGSGFVTPMASLVIGLIGGIVCFHAVTFMKAKFGYDDALDAFGCHGIGGIWGGIATGIFASTTINSAGANGLYYGNIKLLGAQLVAIIATVVYSAVVTFIILKVIDKIMGIRVSEEEEQTGLDVTLHGEEAYGGVNN; this comes from the coding sequence ATGAATGGAGTAAATTCAGGAGATACCGCATTTGTAATTATTGCAGCAGCATTAGTTATGTTAATGACTCCAGGACTGGCATTATTCTATGGAGGAATGGTAAAAAGAAAAAATGTATTAAGTACCACAATGTATAGTTATGCAGCGTTGGCAATTGTATCAATTCAATGGATATTCATAGGTTATACTTTAGCTTTTGGAACTGATATAAAAGGAATAATAGGTGGTTTTAATTTCTTTGGATTAAGTGGAGTAGGTTTTGCACCAAATGCTGATTATGCAGCTACAATACCACAGCAGGTATTTATGCTATTCCAGTTAATGTTTGCAATAATAACACCAGCATTAATTTCAGGAGCAATTGCTGAAAGAATGAAATTCTTAGCCTTTGCATTATTTGTGTTATTATGGACCACATTGGTTTATGATCCAATTGCTCACTGGGTATGGGGAGTAGGAGGCTGGATAAGAACTTTAGGAGCCTTAGACTTTGCTGGAGGAAACGTAGTTCATATAAGCTCCGGAGTATCAGGGCTTGTAGCAGCAATAGTACTTGGAAAAAGAAAGAAGATATCAATACCACATAATCTTCCAATGACAGTATTAGGAGCAGCTTTATTGTGGTTTGGATGGTTTGGATTTAATGCAGGAAGTGCTCTAGGAATAAACAATTTAGCAGGAAGTGCATTTTTAACAACAAATACAGCAGCAGCAGCTTCAGCTATAGCATGGAGTGCTTGCGAGTATTTTTATAGAAAGAAAATAACATCTCTAGGAGTTGCTAGTGGACTAGTGGCAGGATTGGTAGCAATAACACCGGGTTCAGGTTTTGTAACACCAATGGCATCATTAGTAATTGGACTTATTGGAGGGATTGTTTGTTTCCATGCAGTAACTTTCATGAAAGCGAAATTTGGTTATGATGATGCATTAGATGCTTTTGGATGTCATGGAATAGGCGGAATTTGGGGAGGAATTGCTACAGGAATATTTGCATCAACAACAATAAATTCAGCAGGAGCAAATGGACTATATTATGGAAATATTAAATTGTTAGGTGCTCAACTGGTAGCAATTATAGCAACAGTTGTGTATTCAGCAGTAGTAACCTTCATCATATTAAAAGTAATAGATAAGATTATGGGAATCAGAGTAAGTGAAGAAGAAGAACAGACAGGATTAGATGTTACTCTTCACGGTGAAGAAGCTTATGGCGGAGTAAATAATTAA
- a CDS encoding nitrogenase component 1: MSELIQEPRHFCALGAQQTVVAIERAIPILHAGPGCSSKLSAAMSTCGGYQGTRYAGGDAIPCSNMLEKDVVFGAESKLKKLIESTLKIMDGDLFVVLTGCTSDIIGDDIGNVVRDFQRQDIPIVYAETAGFKGDAYKGHELVLEAIINQYLKADEEKIPGLVNVFASVPIHDPFWEGDLKEIKRLLESIGLKANILFGYNGGGIEAINLIPKAEFNIVISPWIGIKTVKLLEKKFNTPYLHYPILPIGAVETSKFLNKVADYAGIDKKVVDEVIKKEENEYYHYLTRLADFLVEFRFNLPKRFFTINDSAYSLAMTRFLINDLGLLPEHQFITEDVPEVFRDEIRGYFKNIAPNISSDITFSQDGGIINSELSKFQINISPLILGSSWDVDIAAHLGATNVSVGLPIVDRTILQRNYVGYTGGLNLIEDIYNKVLSRHN, from the coding sequence ATGAGTGAATTAATTCAAGAACCAAGACATTTTTGTGCTCTTGGTGCACAGCAAACTGTTGTAGCTATAGAAAGAGCTATACCTATTTTGCATGCAGGACCAGGATGTAGTTCAAAGTTATCAGCAGCAATGTCCACCTGTGGAGGTTATCAAGGTACAAGATATGCTGGAGGAGATGCTATTCCCTGCAGCAATATGTTAGAAAAAGATGTAGTATTTGGAGCAGAAAGTAAACTTAAAAAGCTTATAGAGAGTACTTTAAAGATAATGGATGGCGATTTATTTGTAGTTCTTACGGGATGTACCTCTGATATAATAGGAGACGATATAGGAAATGTGGTTAGAGATTTTCAAAGACAAGATATACCTATAGTATATGCAGAAACAGCAGGATTTAAAGGCGACGCCTATAAGGGACATGAACTTGTCCTTGAGGCTATAATAAATCAATATTTAAAAGCTGATGAAGAAAAAATACCGGGGCTTGTAAATGTTTTTGCATCAGTTCCCATTCATGACCCATTTTGGGAAGGGGATCTAAAAGAAATAAAAAGATTGCTTGAAAGTATAGGACTTAAGGCAAACATATTATTTGGATATAATGGTGGAGGTATTGAAGCTATAAACCTTATACCAAAGGCTGAATTTAATATTGTAATTTCTCCTTGGATAGGTATAAAAACTGTCAAGCTTTTGGAGAAAAAGTTTAATACACCGTATTTACATTATCCAATACTTCCTATTGGAGCAGTTGAAACTTCAAAATTTTTGAATAAAGTGGCTGATTATGCAGGTATAGATAAAAAAGTAGTTGATGAAGTGATAAAAAAGGAAGAAAATGAATACTATCACTATTTAACTAGATTAGCAGATTTTTTAGTGGAATTTAGATTTAATTTACCTAAAAGATTTTTTACTATAAATGATTCAGCCTATTCTCTTGCCATGACTAGGTTTTTAATAAATGATTTGGGACTCTTGCCTGAACATCAGTTTATAACTGAAGATGTTCCAGAGGTATTTAGAGATGAAATTAGAGGATATTTTAAAAATATTGCACCAAATATATCTTCTGATATAACCTTTTCTCAAGATGGAGGAATAATTAATTCAGAATTATCTAAGTTCCAGATTAATATAAGTCCATTAATTTTAGGAAGTTCCTGGGATGTAGATATTGCAGCACATCTCGGAGCTACAAATGTAAGCGTTGGATTGCCAATAGTAGACAGAACTATACTTCAACGTAATTATGTAGGATATACAGGGGGATTAAATTTAATAGAAGATATTTATAATAAAGTCTTGTCAAGACATAATTAA
- a CDS encoding nitrogenase component 1 translates to MGVNIEKSSVEIREKRLNSINGYEGTASDLCESYDNKTLCNRDRSFTQCTTCSADQVMNQLSCIQDAAIVEHGPAGCSGDIPRRNLVNRSGRKARNIPVCNVQYINTNLTEKDTIYGGLNKLENAIREAKNRFNPKAIFVTTTCVSAIIGDDIESVTDKIEKEIGIPVVPIYCEGFRSRIWATGFDASYHGILRKIVKPAREKKSDVVNIINFHGTDVFSPLLGKIGLKVNYIVPFTTIEQLSHISEAAATLQICSTLGTYLAAGLEKYFGVPEVKAPGPYGAAGFNAWIRELGKIVHKEDEVEELIEEEKNRTAFQIAELRKKLSGKKVFIGAGSAYAHSIVAIVKELGMDLVGVSTWHHDPIFDNFDKKSDTLRNDVEHYGNFKLSVCNKQSYELVSMLYKYKPDIYIGRHTGTIWATKLGIPSFLSLDEHYGVGYQGLINYGELILDTISNTSFVKGIASHNKLPYTDWWLQQETFKFMEGRKK, encoded by the coding sequence ATGGGAGTCAATATAGAAAAATCTTCAGTTGAAATAAGGGAGAAGAGACTTAATTCAATTAATGGCTATGAAGGTACTGCTTCTGATTTATGTGAGAGTTATGACAATAAAACTTTATGTAATCGTGATAGGTCTTTTACTCAATGTACAACCTGTAGTGCGGATCAAGTTATGAATCAATTATCCTGTATTCAGGATGCTGCAATTGTAGAACATGGTCCAGCAGGTTGTAGTGGTGATATACCAAGACGTAATTTAGTAAATAGATCAGGGAGAAAAGCGAGAAATATACCGGTATGCAATGTACAATATATAAATACAAATTTAACTGAAAAAGATACTATATATGGGGGCTTAAATAAACTTGAAAATGCCATAAGAGAGGCAAAAAATAGGTTTAATCCCAAAGCTATATTTGTAACTACTACCTGTGTCTCTGCAATAATTGGGGATGATATTGAAAGTGTAACGGATAAAATTGAAAAGGAAATTGGCATACCTGTAGTTCCCATATATTGTGAAGGTTTTCGTTCAAGAATTTGGGCTACAGGATTTGATGCTTCTTATCATGGGATTTTGAGAAAAATAGTTAAACCTGCAAGAGAAAAAAAGTCCGATGTAGTAAATATAATTAATTTTCATGGCACAGATGTATTTTCACCACTTCTTGGGAAAATTGGACTTAAAGTTAATTATATTGTTCCTTTTACTACTATAGAACAGCTTAGCCATATTTCAGAAGCCGCTGCTACACTGCAAATATGTTCTACTTTGGGAACATATTTAGCTGCAGGGTTGGAAAAATATTTTGGAGTACCTGAAGTTAAAGCTCCAGGGCCTTATGGAGCAGCCGGTTTTAATGCATGGATTAGAGAACTTGGTAAAATAGTTCATAAAGAGGATGAGGTTGAAGAACTTATAGAAGAAGAAAAAAACAGGACAGCTTTCCAAATAGCAGAACTTAGAAAAAAACTGTCAGGGAAAAAAGTTTTTATAGGTGCAGGTTCAGCTTATGCTCATAGCATAGTGGCCATTGTGAAAGAACTTGGTATGGATCTTGTAGGGGTCTCTACCTGGCATCATGATCCCATATTTGATAATTTTGATAAGAAATCTGATACTTTAAGAAATGATGTAGAGCATTATGGAAATTTTAAACTTTCTGTTTGCAATAAGCAATCCTATGAATTAGTTAGTATGCTGTATAAGTATAAGCCGGATATATATATAGGTAGACATACGGGTACAATATGGGCTACAAAACTAGGAATACCATCATTTTTATCTTTGGATGAACATTATGGAGTTGGATATCAGGGATTGATAAATTATGGAGAGCTAATTTTAGATACAATTAGCAATACTTCCTTTGTTAAAGGTATAGCTTCCCATAATAAACTTCCTTATACTGATTGGTGGTTACAGCAGGAAACATTTAAGTTTATGGAGGGAAGAAAAAAATGA